GCGGGCCGCCCGCCGGCAGCACAGCGATGACGAGCCACAGCGCCGCGCCGAGCGCGCCCGTCACCACGCCCCACAGAACCGACCACTCATTGCCGCTGAAATGCGTCTGACGCTGCAGGTACCGGGCGTTTTCGACCGCGAACCACGTCCAGCACCCGAGCGCGCCGACCGCGCAGGCCAGCCCGGTCAGCTTGGTGGCGATGCTCACCGGCGTGCTGTCCGCCACCGTAAACACATCGATGTTGATGCACACGATGCCCGCCATCACCATCGCGAGCGGCCAGGCGAGGCGTGCGAGCGGCACCGCGCCGTGATCGCGCCGGCCCAGCAGCGTCACCGTGACGGGCAGCACGCCGACGATCAGCGAGGCCGGCGCGATGCCGATCAGGTGCACGGCCGCCGTCAGCAGCAGGTAGTAGAGGAGGTTGCCGGCCAGCGCCAGTTTCACCAGCGCGCCGAGATCCTCGCGAGTGAGGCGTTTGACGAGCGAGCGCGCGATGGGCAGCGCGGCGGCCAGCGAGACGATGCCGTACATCGTGTAGCGGCCGGCGCTCAAAAGCAGCGGCGAAAAGTCCGGCAGCACGCGCGGCGCCAGAAAAACCATTCCCCATAAGGCCCCGGCCATTACTCCATATGCCACACCGCGCTGCATCGACTGCCCCTGCAAAAAAACTGGAATGGTCGGCAGAATAGCCGGTCGGCGGCCCAGGCGTCTTGTTCGATTCTGCATTCGGGCAGCTTTTGTGCGGTTTCAGCACGCGTTTTCCTCTGCTCGACGGACCTCGCGCGCCCGGCCGGCCGAACGCGTGCCGACGCGAATGAGCGGGCGTCCGGACCCAGAGGTAGCCCGCTGCGCCCGAACGCGCAAACGAAACCCGATCGAACCTGAGGCGAACCGCCAAGCGAAATCCAGGGGCCCGATGGCGCGAAAAAAACCGCCCGAAATTCGCTAAGCTGCTGTTAGTGCAGTGAAAACCAGGGAGGTATCGCGTATAATTCGCTTTTGCGCCTATAGGATTTGCCATGCGTCTGATCCAAACAGCACTCACGTTCGATGACGTGCTCCTCGTCCCGGCTTTCTCCGATGTTCTGCCGCGCGACACCAGCCTCAAGACCCGGCTGACCCGCAACATTTCCCTGAATATGCCGCTCGTGTCCGCCGCCATGGACACCGTCACCGAAGCCCGCCTCGCCATTGCGATGGCGCAAATGGGTGGCGTGGGCATCATCCACAAGAATCTCACCGCAGCCGAACAGGCGCGTGAAGTGGCCAAGGTCAAGCGTTTCGAATCGGGCGTCGTGCGTGATCCGATCACGGTGCCGCCGCAAATGAAAGTGCGCGACGTGATCGCGCTGTCGCAGCAGCATGGCATTTCGGGCTTCCCGGTCGTCGAAGGCGCGCAACTGATCGGCATCGTCACGAACCGCGACCTGCGCTTCGAAGAGCGTCTGGACGAACCGGTGCGCAACATCATGACGCCGCGCGAGCGCCTCGTCACCGTCAAGGAAGGCACGCCGCTCGCCGAGGCCAAGGCGCTGATGCACAGCCACCGGCTGGAGCGCGTGCTGGTCATCAACGAC
The nucleotide sequence above comes from Paraburkholderia sp. FT54. Encoded proteins:
- a CDS encoding DMT family transporter, translating into MQRGVAYGVMAGALWGMVFLAPRVLPDFSPLLLSAGRYTMYGIVSLAAALPIARSLVKRLTREDLGALVKLALAGNLLYYLLLTAAVHLIGIAPASLIVGVLPVTVTLLGRRDHGAVPLARLAWPLAMVMAGIVCINIDVFTVADSTPVSIATKLTGLACAVGALGCWTWFAVENARYLQRQTHFSGNEWSVLWGVVTGALGAALWLVIAVLPAGGPHGELADGRWHTFWMLNLGLAIGASWLGNGLWNAASKRLPLTLSGQMIVFETLFALLYAFIYDQRLPRPLELAAILLLVAGVCWSVRQHADDDTSAVAPIKKKAQVSAS